Proteins from a single region of Microbacterium sp. zg-Y818:
- the glpX gene encoding class II fructose-bisphosphatase, translating to MVSLTADMSPLHPDRNLALELVRATEAAAIRSVPFIGRGRKELADGAAVDAMRAFLTTVNFDGTIVIGEGEKDNAPMLFNGERVGTGRGPQCDVAVDPIDGTSLTAAGRNNALSVLAVSDHGTMLDASTVFYMDKLVTGPAGVGVVDIRLPIGENIRLLAKALGKPVDEIVVSVLHRPRHDRLIDEIREAGAGTRLMSDGDVAGGINAARHNARTDMCVGIGGSPEGIVTACAIKALGGHIQGRLWPRDDDEKQKGLDAGLKVDGEVYEAEDLVRGKNTIFVATGVTNGELVAGVRRERDYVYTESVVLRGASGTLRRITSEHLTSKWL from the coding sequence ATGGTGAGCCTGACCGCGGATATGAGTCCCCTGCACCCCGACCGGAACCTCGCGCTGGAGCTGGTGCGCGCTACCGAGGCGGCGGCGATCCGATCCGTGCCGTTCATCGGGCGGGGGCGCAAAGAGCTCGCCGACGGTGCGGCGGTGGATGCCATGCGCGCCTTTCTCACGACGGTCAACTTCGACGGCACGATCGTGATCGGCGAGGGGGAGAAGGACAACGCCCCCATGCTCTTCAACGGCGAACGCGTCGGCACCGGCCGCGGCCCGCAGTGCGACGTGGCGGTCGATCCCATCGACGGCACCTCGCTGACGGCGGCAGGGCGCAACAACGCGCTGTCGGTGCTCGCGGTCTCGGACCACGGCACCATGCTCGATGCCTCGACCGTCTTCTACATGGACAAGCTCGTCACCGGTCCCGCAGGCGTCGGCGTCGTCGACATCCGCCTGCCCATCGGCGAGAACATCCGCCTGCTGGCGAAGGCGCTCGGAAAGCCGGTGGACGAGATCGTCGTCTCGGTGCTCCACCGACCGCGTCACGACCGGCTCATCGATGAGATCCGCGAAGCCGGCGCCGGCACCCGGCTGATGAGCGACGGTGACGTCGCCGGCGGGATCAACGCCGCGCGCCACAACGCCCGCACCGACATGTGCGTCGGCATCGGCGGCAGCCCCGAGGGCATCGTCACCGCCTGCGCGATCAAGGCGCTCGGCGGTCACATCCAGGGCCGGCTGTGGCCGCGCGACGACGACGAGAAGCAGAAGGGGCTGGATGCCGGGCTGAAAGTCGACGGAGAGGTGTACGAAGCCGAGGACCTCGTGCGCGGCAAGAACACCATCTTCGTCGCCACCGGCGTGACCAACGGCGAGCTCGTCGCGGGTGTTCGCCGGGAGCGGGACTACGTCTACACCGAGTCGGTCGTGCTGCGCGGCGCCTCGGGAACACTCCGCCGCATCACGTCGGAGCACCTCACCTCGAAGTGGCTGTGA
- the fbaA gene encoding class II fructose-bisphosphate aldolase, which yields MPVATPDQYAEMLDRAKSGGFAYPAINAASSQSINAVLQGLTEAGSDGIIQVTTGGADYFAGHTVKGRATGALAMARFVTEVAKNYPITVALHTDHCPKPALDDFLLPLIAASEEEVKAGRNPIFQSHMWDGSAVPLAENIEIAKTLLPRMKNINAILEVEIGVVGGEEDGVKHEGTNDALYTTTGDVAQVVEALGLGDQGRWIAALTFGNVHGVYKPGNVKLKPELLGEIQEGIAAQFGTGPKPLDLVFHGGSGSTPEEIALAVANGVVKMNIDTDTQYAFTRAVAGYMFQNYDGVLKIDGEVGNKKAYDPRAWGKVAESAMAARVVEATRQLGSAGQSLGA from the coding sequence ATGCCCGTCGCAACCCCCGACCAGTACGCCGAGATGCTGGACCGCGCGAAGTCCGGCGGCTTCGCGTACCCGGCCATCAACGCCGCCAGCTCGCAGTCGATCAACGCCGTGCTGCAGGGCCTGACCGAAGCCGGCTCCGACGGCATCATCCAGGTGACCACCGGTGGTGCGGACTACTTCGCCGGCCACACCGTCAAGGGTCGTGCAACCGGCGCCCTCGCCATGGCGAGGTTCGTGACCGAGGTCGCCAAGAACTACCCCATCACCGTGGCCCTCCACACCGACCACTGCCCGAAGCCGGCTCTGGACGACTTCCTGCTGCCGCTGATCGCCGCTTCCGAAGAAGAGGTCAAGGCCGGCCGCAACCCGATCTTCCAGTCCCACATGTGGGACGGCTCGGCGGTGCCGCTGGCCGAGAACATCGAGATCGCGAAGACGCTGCTCCCCCGCATGAAGAACATCAACGCCATCCTCGAGGTCGAGATCGGCGTCGTGGGCGGCGAAGAGGACGGCGTCAAGCACGAGGGCACCAACGACGCGCTGTACACGACGACCGGTGACGTCGCCCAGGTGGTCGAGGCCCTCGGCCTCGGTGACCAGGGACGCTGGATCGCCGCGCTGACCTTCGGCAACGTGCACGGCGTCTACAAGCCCGGCAACGTCAAGCTCAAGCCCGAGCTGCTCGGCGAGATCCAGGAAGGCATCGCGGCCCAGTTCGGCACCGGCCCGAAGCCCCTGGACCTGGTCTTCCACGGCGGCAGCGGCTCGACGCCGGAGGAGATCGCCCTGGCCGTCGCCAACGGCGTCGTGAAGATGAACATCGACACCGACACGCAGTACGCCTTCACGCGTGCTGTCGCCGGCTACATGTTCCAGAACTACGACGGCGTGCTGAAGATCGACGGCGAGGTCGGCAACAAGAAGGCCTACGACCCCCGCGCCTGGGGCAAGGTCGCCGAGTCGGCGATGGCCGCACGCGTCGTGGAGGCGACCCGTCAGCTCGGCTCGGCCGGGCAGTCGCTCGGCGCCTGA
- a CDS encoding DUF6264 family protein yields MSDTDPRPRPQYGEYATAEEQQARIARPDATDALSAGVSPEASTPRDRMPAVPPTTSAARPTRTADRVFAFVLLGYGLLTVLAAAPQMLDVGAFAQTLFQTLGVDAQLADPDSLRGWGVAGASVLVIGWLLTAWLSWRSLAARRLTWWIPLVGGILCNFVSGTLMVIPIMNDPVAWEALQRTVSG; encoded by the coding sequence GTGAGCGATACCGACCCGCGTCCGCGGCCCCAGTACGGCGAGTACGCCACCGCCGAAGAGCAGCAGGCGCGCATCGCGCGGCCCGACGCCACCGATGCCCTCTCGGCCGGAGTCTCGCCCGAGGCTTCGACGCCGCGGGATCGCATGCCCGCTGTGCCCCCGACGACCTCGGCCGCCCGTCCCACCCGCACGGCAGACCGCGTGTTCGCGTTCGTGCTGCTCGGGTACGGACTGCTGACCGTGCTTGCGGCGGCCCCCCAGATGCTCGATGTGGGCGCGTTCGCGCAGACCCTGTTCCAGACGCTCGGTGTCGACGCGCAGCTGGCAGACCCCGATTCCCTGCGTGGCTGGGGAGTGGCCGGTGCCTCGGTGCTGGTGATCGGCTGGCTGCTCACGGCATGGCTCTCGTGGCGGAGCCTCGCCGCGCGCCGGCTGACGTGGTGGATCCCGCTCGTCGGCGGCATCCTCTGCAACTTCGTCTCGGGAACCCTCATGGTGATCCCGATCATGAACGACCCGGTCGCGTGGGAAGCCCTGCAGCGCACGGTCTCCGGCTGA
- a CDS encoding 4-hydroxy-3-methylbut-2-enyl diphosphate reductase has translation MPVAGHKRVLLAAPRGYCAGVDRAVIAVEKALQRFGAPVYVRKQIVHNIHVVTELEALGAIFVEEVDEVPPGAHVVFSAHGVSPAVVDAAADRGLQAIDATCPLVTKVHREAVRFARDDFEILLIGHAGHEEVEGTAGEAPDHVTVVNSPEEADLVEVKDPSKVVWLSQTTLSVDETMETVRRLRERFPQLQDPPSDDICYATQNRQVAIKKVAVGADLVIVVGSANSSNSVRLVEVALEYGAKAAYRVDYAHEIKQEWLDGVETVGVTSGASVPEVLVKEVLEDLAGAGYRDVEEVRTAEEDLLFSLPKELRQDASGKRDERALGGRGRA, from the coding sequence ATGCCGGTGGCGGGACACAAGCGGGTGCTCCTGGCCGCCCCCCGAGGGTACTGCGCGGGGGTGGACCGCGCCGTGATCGCTGTGGAGAAGGCGCTGCAGCGATTCGGCGCCCCGGTGTACGTGCGCAAGCAGATCGTGCACAACATCCATGTCGTCACCGAGCTCGAGGCGCTGGGCGCGATCTTCGTCGAAGAGGTCGATGAGGTGCCGCCCGGGGCGCACGTCGTCTTCAGCGCGCACGGTGTCTCACCCGCCGTGGTCGACGCGGCGGCCGACCGCGGGCTGCAGGCGATCGACGCCACCTGTCCGCTCGTGACCAAGGTGCACCGCGAAGCGGTGCGCTTCGCACGCGACGACTTCGAGATCCTCCTGATCGGCCACGCCGGTCACGAGGAGGTCGAGGGCACCGCCGGCGAGGCCCCCGATCACGTCACCGTTGTGAACTCACCCGAAGAGGCGGACCTGGTCGAGGTGAAGGACCCCTCCAAGGTGGTCTGGCTCTCGCAGACCACCCTCTCGGTCGACGAGACGATGGAGACGGTGCGACGACTGCGCGAGCGCTTCCCGCAGCTGCAGGACCCGCCGTCGGATGACATCTGCTACGCCACCCAGAACCGGCAGGTGGCCATCAAGAAGGTCGCCGTCGGCGCTGACCTCGTGATCGTCGTGGGATCGGCCAATTCCTCGAACAGCGTGCGTCTGGTCGAGGTCGCCCTGGAGTACGGCGCGAAGGCCGCCTACCGCGTGGACTACGCCCACGAGATCAAGCAGGAGTGGCTCGACGGCGTCGAGACGGTCGGGGTCACCAGCGGAGCCTCGGTTCCCGAGGTGCTCGTCAAGGAGGTCTTGGAAGACCTCGCCGGTGCCGGCTACCGCGACGTCGAGGAGGTGCGCACCGCCGAGGAGGACCTGCTGTTCTCGCTGCCCAAGGAGCTGCGCCAGGATGCCTCCGGCAAGCGGGACGAGCGCGCGCTCGGTGGACGGGGGCGCGCGTGA
- the xseA gene encoding exodeoxyribonuclease VII large subunit, with product MTTFQPAPGQTPPADAVHPGASSPDAPTSVSRLNETIRDFVQKWGAVWVEGEITSWNVRGGNIFGRLKDLSSDASLSFRLWSTTRQRIPADLKSGDHVVACVKSEFYVKTGDFSFIVSAMKHVGLGEQLEKLERLRAQLRKEGLFEPARKKPLPFLPHRIGLITGERSDAEKDVHRNAELRWPAVSFRTVHVAVQGERCVPETVAALQALDADPEVDVIVIARGGGDPQTLLGFSDEKLLRAVAAASTPVVSAIGHENDHPLLDDVADLRASTPTDAAKRIVPDVSEQRALVRQLRSRAGSRLTQRITHDIAQLQQLRSRPVLRDPETMLDSRAQDLWFQISRGREIMTRRVDAAERTTAELRASLRALSPAATLERGYAIAQLTGSVIVRDAAQAPDGAEVTVTVARGSFTARSHGEVDEQAAPGPTQGSN from the coding sequence ATGACGACGTTCCAACCCGCGCCGGGGCAGACGCCGCCGGCCGATGCGGTGCACCCGGGGGCGTCCTCCCCCGACGCTCCGACCTCGGTTTCGAGGCTCAACGAGACGATCCGCGACTTCGTGCAGAAGTGGGGCGCGGTGTGGGTCGAAGGCGAGATCACGTCATGGAACGTGCGTGGCGGCAACATCTTCGGCAGGCTCAAGGACCTCTCCTCCGACGCCTCGCTGTCGTTCCGACTGTGGTCGACGACCCGACAGCGCATCCCCGCCGACCTCAAGTCCGGCGACCACGTCGTGGCGTGCGTGAAGAGCGAGTTCTACGTCAAGACCGGTGACTTCAGCTTCATCGTCTCCGCGATGAAGCACGTGGGCCTGGGTGAGCAGCTCGAGAAGCTCGAACGCCTGCGGGCGCAGCTGCGCAAGGAGGGCCTGTTCGAGCCGGCGCGCAAGAAGCCGCTGCCCTTCCTCCCCCACCGCATCGGCCTCATCACCGGTGAGCGCAGCGACGCCGAGAAGGACGTGCACCGCAACGCCGAGCTGCGGTGGCCCGCGGTGTCGTTCCGCACCGTGCATGTCGCCGTGCAGGGCGAGCGGTGCGTCCCCGAGACGGTCGCAGCGCTGCAGGCGCTCGACGCCGATCCCGAGGTCGACGTGATCGTCATCGCGCGCGGCGGCGGCGATCCCCAGACGCTGCTGGGGTTCAGCGACGAGAAGCTGCTGCGGGCGGTGGCTGCGGCATCCACTCCCGTCGTGAGCGCGATCGGTCACGAGAACGACCACCCCCTGCTCGACGACGTCGCGGACCTGCGCGCGTCGACCCCGACCGACGCCGCCAAGCGCATCGTTCCCGACGTGTCCGAGCAGCGCGCGCTGGTGCGCCAGCTGCGCTCGCGTGCCGGATCGCGTCTGACCCAGCGCATCACCCACGACATCGCCCAGCTGCAGCAGCTGCGCTCGCGGCCGGTGCTGCGCGACCCGGAGACCATGCTCGACTCCCGCGCGCAGGATCTGTGGTTCCAGATCTCCCGCGGCCGCGAGATCATGACCAGGCGGGTGGATGCCGCCGAGCGGACCACCGCAGAGCTGCGGGCGTCGCTGCGTGCCCTCTCCCCCGCCGCGACGCTCGAGCGCGGGTACGCGATCGCGCAGCTCACCGGGAGTGTGATCGTGCGCGATGCCGCCCAGGCCCCCGACGGCGCGGAGGTGACCGTCACGGTGGCGCGGGGCTCGTTCACCGCGCGATCGCACGGCGAAGTCGACGAGCAGGCAGCGCCAGGGCCCACGCAAGGGTCGAACTAG
- a CDS encoding exodeoxyribonuclease VII small subunit, with translation MVDMTAARDDAPDVAALSFEQARDELVRVVAELEQGSPTLEQSLSLWERGEALAAHCEQWLLGAKRRLDAARSDAPSPGEA, from the coding sequence ATGGTGGACATGACCGCCGCACGCGACGACGCCCCCGACGTCGCCGCCCTCTCGTTCGAGCAGGCGCGCGACGAACTCGTGCGCGTCGTCGCCGAGCTCGAACAGGGTTCACCCACCCTCGAGCAGTCCCTGTCCCTCTGGGAGCGCGGCGAGGCGCTCGCGGCCCACTGCGAGCAGTGGCTGCTGGGCGCCAAGCGCCGTCTCGACGCCGCGCGCTCCGACGCCCCGTCGCCCGGGGAGGCGTGA
- a CDS encoding DUF4245 domain-containing protein → MASSPRIVAELGRPETPEETAARKAESSRVHRASRSTRNLIAALLVTLGVVLVIVFGVPRGSIPAPEPIDVAAEAARVQASLDRTVVVAETPEEWSVNRASVEGDGDVRAWTVVYAPERGFINVAQGFDADEAWPSRVLSGRGATDTATIDGIEWTVYEVSDPTTAANISYALSTPAGDDTILIYGATDAATATEVAEGLADDVRALRAEDS, encoded by the coding sequence ATGGCCTCCTCCCCCCGGATCGTCGCCGAGCTCGGCCGGCCGGAGACCCCAGAGGAGACCGCCGCCCGCAAGGCCGAGTCGTCCCGCGTGCACCGCGCCAGCCGCAGCACCCGCAACCTCATCGCAGCCTTGCTGGTGACCCTGGGTGTCGTTCTCGTGATCGTGTTCGGCGTCCCTCGCGGGTCCATCCCCGCGCCGGAACCGATCGACGTGGCCGCCGAGGCCGCGCGGGTGCAGGCGTCGCTCGATCGCACCGTGGTCGTGGCCGAGACACCCGAGGAGTGGAGCGTCAACCGCGCGTCGGTCGAGGGTGACGGCGACGTGCGCGCGTGGACCGTCGTCTACGCCCCGGAACGCGGCTTCATCAACGTCGCGCAGGGCTTCGACGCCGACGAGGCGTGGCCCTCCCGCGTGCTGTCCGGCCGCGGAGCGACCGACACCGCCACGATCGACGGCATCGAGTGGACCGTCTACGAGGTCTCGGACCCCACCACTGCTGCGAACATCTCGTACGCCCTGAGCACGCCCGCCGGCGACGACACGATCCTGATCTACGGCGCCACCGATGCCGCCACCGCCACCGAGGTTGCCGAAGGCCTCGCCGACGATGTGCGCGCGCTGCGCGCGGAGGATTCATGA
- a CDS encoding carbonic anhydrase — translation MTAPATRPSPQQAWDDMRLGNARFVAGEPRHPRQDVERRHETAGSQYPTAALFGCSDSRLAAEIIFDEGLGDLFVIRNAGQVISESVVGSLEYAVAVLEVPLIVVLGHDACGAVRAAIESTAADAPALPVHVWRQIAPIVPAVRRVLRQGADAGVTPETVDADQVGREHLRETIAALLQSSELISDAVAEGKVAVVGANYRLAEGTAVPDVIVGDITAEH, via the coding sequence ATGACCGCTCCCGCGACACGTCCGAGCCCGCAACAAGCGTGGGACGACATGCGGCTGGGGAACGCGCGGTTCGTCGCGGGCGAGCCCCGCCATCCGCGTCAGGACGTCGAAAGACGCCATGAGACCGCCGGTTCCCAGTACCCCACCGCAGCGCTGTTCGGGTGCTCCGATTCGCGCCTGGCGGCCGAGATCATCTTCGACGAGGGGCTGGGTGACCTGTTCGTCATCCGCAACGCGGGCCAGGTCATCTCGGAGTCCGTCGTCGGAAGCCTCGAGTACGCCGTCGCCGTGCTGGAGGTGCCGCTCATCGTCGTGCTGGGCCACGACGCCTGCGGCGCGGTGCGCGCGGCGATCGAGTCGACCGCCGCCGACGCCCCCGCCCTCCCCGTGCACGTGTGGCGACAGATCGCGCCGATCGTGCCGGCGGTGCGCCGAGTGCTGCGCCAGGGCGCGGACGCCGGGGTGACACCCGAAACGGTGGATGCCGACCAGGTCGGGCGGGAGCACCTGCGCGAGACCATCGCCGCGCTGCTGCAGTCCTCCGAGCTCATCAGCGACGCCGTCGCCGAGGGCAAGGTCGCCGTCGTCGGCGCCAACTACCGCCTGGCCGAAGGCACCGCGGTCCCGGACGTCATCGTCGGGGACATCACGGCCGAGCACTGA
- a CDS encoding class II fumarate hydratase, which translates to MAETEYRIEHDTMGEVRVPKNALYAAQTQRAVENFPISGTGLESTQIAALARVKKAAALANKQLGTLDGAIADAIAAAADEVITGRHDAHFPVDTYQTGSGTSSNMNMNEVLATLATAKLGSPVHPNDHVNASQSSNDVFPTSVHIAVTQALIDDLIPALDHLAVALEAKAELWKDAVKSGRTHLMDATPVTLGQEFGGYARQIRLGIERVQAVLPRVGEVPLGGTAVGTGINTPLGFPQQVIALLAAETELPITEAKDHFEAQANRDALVEASGALRTIAVSLTKINNDLRWMGSGPNTGLGELHIPDLQPGSSIMPGKVNPVVPEATLMVCARVIGNDATVAWAGASGSFELNVAIPVMGTALLESIRLLSNAMRVLADKTIDGLQANLGRAAAFAGMSPSIVTPLNKLIGYEAAAKIAKHAVAEGITVREAVIGLGYVERGEITEEQLDEKLDLLSMTRPG; encoded by the coding sequence ATGGCAGAGACCGAGTACCGCATCGAGCACGACACCATGGGCGAGGTGCGGGTGCCCAAGAACGCGCTGTACGCCGCGCAGACCCAGCGTGCCGTGGAGAACTTCCCGATCTCCGGCACCGGCCTCGAGTCGACCCAGATCGCCGCGCTCGCCCGCGTGAAGAAGGCCGCGGCGTTGGCCAACAAGCAGCTCGGCACCCTCGACGGCGCCATCGCCGACGCGATCGCCGCCGCCGCCGACGAGGTCATCACCGGCCGGCACGACGCCCACTTCCCCGTGGACACGTACCAGACCGGCAGCGGCACCTCGTCGAACATGAACATGAACGAGGTGCTGGCGACCCTTGCGACCGCCAAGCTCGGCTCCCCCGTTCACCCCAACGACCACGTCAACGCCTCGCAGTCGTCGAACGACGTGTTCCCCACCTCGGTGCACATCGCCGTCACCCAGGCGCTCATCGACGACCTCATCCCCGCTCTGGACCACCTCGCCGTCGCGCTCGAGGCCAAGGCGGAGCTCTGGAAGGACGCGGTCAAGTCCGGTCGCACGCACCTGATGGATGCCACCCCCGTGACCCTGGGCCAGGAGTTCGGCGGCTACGCCCGCCAGATCCGCCTCGGCATCGAGCGCGTGCAGGCGGTGCTCCCCCGTGTGGGCGAGGTCCCGCTCGGCGGCACCGCCGTCGGCACCGGCATCAACACACCCCTCGGATTCCCGCAGCAGGTCATCGCGCTGCTGGCCGCCGAGACGGAGCTGCCGATCACCGAGGCCAAGGACCACTTCGAGGCACAGGCCAACCGCGACGCCCTCGTCGAGGCATCCGGGGCCCTGCGCACGATCGCGGTGTCGCTGACGAAGATCAACAACGACCTGCGGTGGATGGGCTCCGGCCCCAACACGGGTCTCGGCGAGCTGCACATCCCCGATCTGCAGCCCGGCTCGTCGATCATGCCCGGCAAGGTGAACCCCGTCGTTCCCGAGGCGACCCTCATGGTGTGCGCGCGTGTGATCGGCAACGACGCAACCGTCGCCTGGGCGGGTGCGTCGGGATCGTTCGAGCTCAACGTGGCGATCCCGGTGATGGGCACGGCACTGCTGGAGTCGATCCGACTGCTCTCCAACGCCATGCGGGTGCTGGCCGACAAGACGATCGACGGGCTTCAGGCGAACCTCGGGCGCGCCGCCGCCTTCGCCGGCATGTCGCCGTCGATCGTGACGCCGCTGAACAAGCTCATCGGGTACGAGGCGGCGGCCAAGATCGCCAAGCACGCCGTCGCAGAGGGCATCACCGTGCGCGAGGCCGTCATCGGCCTCGGCTACGTCGAGCGGGGTGAGATCACCGAGGAGCAGCTCGATGAGAAACTCGACCTGCTGTCAATGACCCGCCCTGGTTGA
- a CDS encoding HAMP domain-containing sensor histidine kinase — MNRTPRQGRAQRRTLGITLGVASAGFVMAGAVTAAVLALGSDLPPERVLLGGAVYLLAALLAVGVLAVAYWLAAQPAASGAGAGEGDAAERWEASFETQRQLLDDVRHELKTPITIVRGHLETMNVDDAADVTAVRDIGIGELDRMTRLVNDIDLLASVDGDSFSFSVVDLGALTQRVGELVSVIPHHDWHIETAASGRIRADCDRLLQAWLQLADNAAKYTPEGAPIEIGSSLHASGAQLWVRDHGPGIPPAARHRIFRRFDRNVGKRSVGGSGLGLAIVDTIARAHGGHCTVADTPGGGATFTIAVPLGTGAAAPAPVRAGDVVLQREASA; from the coding sequence GTGAACCGCACGCCACGGCAGGGCCGCGCGCAGCGCCGCACCCTGGGCATCACGCTCGGAGTGGCATCGGCTGGATTCGTGATGGCCGGCGCCGTCACCGCCGCCGTCCTTGCGCTCGGATCCGACCTGCCCCCCGAGCGGGTGCTTCTCGGCGGAGCGGTCTACCTGCTCGCAGCCCTGCTCGCGGTCGGTGTGCTCGCTGTGGCGTACTGGCTGGCTGCGCAGCCGGCGGCGTCCGGCGCCGGCGCCGGCGAAGGCGATGCGGCGGAGCGGTGGGAGGCGTCGTTCGAGACGCAGCGTCAGCTGCTCGACGATGTGCGGCACGAGTTGAAGACCCCGATCACGATTGTGCGCGGCCATCTCGAGACGATGAACGTCGACGACGCCGCCGATGTCACCGCTGTGCGCGACATCGGCATCGGGGAGCTTGACCGCATGACACGGCTCGTGAACGACATCGATCTGCTGGCATCGGTGGACGGCGACTCTTTCAGCTTTTCGGTCGTCGACCTCGGCGCCCTCACCCAGCGGGTGGGAGAGTTGGTGTCGGTGATCCCCCACCACGACTGGCACATCGAGACCGCCGCGTCCGGGCGCATCAGAGCCGACTGTGACCGGCTGCTGCAGGCATGGCTGCAGCTGGCCGACAACGCCGCCAAGTACACCCCTGAGGGAGCCCCCATCGAGATCGGCAGTTCTCTGCACGCCAGTGGAGCGCAGCTGTGGGTGCGCGATCACGGGCCGGGAATCCCGCCGGCAGCCCGGCACCGCATCTTCCGACGATTCGACCGTAACGTCGGCAAGCGCAGCGTCGGCGGATCAGGGCTGGGCCTGGCGATCGTCGACACGATCGCACGCGCACACGGCGGTCATTGCACGGTCGCCGACACACCGGGTGGCGGCGCGACGTTCACGATAGCCGTACCTTTGGGGACGGGGGCAGCCGCGCCCGCGCCCGTGCGCGCGGGCGATGTGGTGCTGCAGAGAGAGGCAAGCGCATGA
- a CDS encoding response regulator transcription factor, protein MTRILVVDDEPHIAALLSRALTAEGHSVDVAENGPDALARATDPGVDLVLLDVGLPGMDGIEVLRRLRALGSTVPVIILTARSGTRDTVDGLDAGANDYVPKPFVVAELLARVRSRLRESAAAAGVITHGDVTLDVLARRATVGGREVDLSAREFALAEQFLRHAGDVLSREALLSRVWGMDFDPGSNVVDVYVRYLRAKFGAHHIATVRGSGYRWE, encoded by the coding sequence ATGACGCGCATCCTGGTGGTCGACGACGAGCCGCACATCGCGGCGCTGCTCAGTCGCGCCCTCACGGCCGAGGGCCATAGCGTCGACGTGGCCGAGAACGGCCCCGACGCGCTCGCACGGGCCACCGATCCCGGTGTGGATCTCGTGCTGCTCGACGTCGGGCTCCCCGGCATGGACGGCATCGAGGTGCTGCGTCGCCTGCGCGCGCTCGGATCGACGGTACCCGTCATCATCCTGACGGCCCGCTCGGGCACGCGTGACACCGTCGACGGCCTGGATGCCGGGGCCAACGACTACGTGCCGAAGCCGTTCGTCGTCGCCGAGCTGCTCGCGCGCGTGCGGTCCCGGCTGCGGGAGAGCGCGGCGGCGGCCGGCGTGATCACCCACGGCGACGTCACCCTCGACGTGCTGGCGCGCCGCGCGACGGTCGGCGGCCGCGAGGTGGACCTCTCCGCCCGCGAGTTCGCCCTCGCCGAGCAGTTCCTGCGCCACGCCGGCGACGTCCTCAGCCGTGAGGCGCTGCTCAGCCGCGTGTGGGGCATGGACTTCGATCCGGGCTCGAACGTCGTGGACGTGTACGTGAGATACCTGCGAGCCAAGTTCGGTGCGCACCACATCGCCACCGTGCGCGGCTCCGGCTACCGCTGGGAGTGA